The Pseudodesulfovibrio sp. zrk46 genome contains a region encoding:
- a CDS encoding XRE family transcriptional regulator, whose translation MSSIGTRIKSYREKQNLTIEDLANRTVLPEDFIRAVEEDDQYPSLQPLVKLARALGVRLGTFLDDQVSSDPLITRLADREEELTTHMGGKEPGVVFHSLGKGKTDRHMEPFFIELLPESGKDDSLSSHEGEEFIVVQSGQVRILYGKEESVLSPGDSVYFNSVVPHNVACYGDEKAEIYAVLYFPE comes from the coding sequence ATGAGTAGCATCGGTACAAGGATTAAATCCTACCGTGAAAAACAGAACCTGACCATCGAGGACCTGGCAAACCGTACGGTTCTGCCTGAAGATTTCATTCGCGCAGTGGAAGAGGACGATCAGTACCCGTCCCTGCAGCCTCTGGTGAAACTGGCCCGCGCGCTCGGGGTGCGCCTGGGCACATTCCTCGACGATCAGGTTTCCAGTGATCCGCTCATCACTCGCCTGGCCGACCGTGAAGAAGAACTTACCACTCACATGGGCGGCAAGGAGCCCGGCGTGGTCTTCCATTCCCTGGGCAAAGGCAAGACCGACCGCCACATGGAACCATTTTTCATCGAGCTGCTGCCTGAATCCGGCAAGGACGACTCTCTCTCCTCCCACGAGGGTGAAGAATTCATCGTGGTCCAGTCCGGTCAGGTTCGCATTCTGTACGGCAAGGAAGAATCCGTTCTTTCTCCCGGCGACTCCGTCTACTTCAACTCCGTAGTCCCCCACAACGTGGCCTGCTACGGTGACGAAAAAGCCGAAATTTACGCCGTTCTCTATTTCCCGGAGTAG
- a CDS encoding XRE family transcriptional regulator — MEQYKDIAPRLIGVREGIGWTVKEMADLLGLPEEKVAEYESGEVEIPVGYMLDVSRLCRVDLTTLISGREPHLKSYSLVRKNEGFSVDRRKDYDYKSLGYKFAGREMEPFLITVPAKSGEEMTETSHRGQEFIYVLKGRLEVRMGGEPIIVEEGDSLYFNSETPHALRGLDGKEVTFLDVIL, encoded by the coding sequence GTGGAACAGTACAAAGACATTGCTCCTCGTCTGATCGGTGTTCGCGAGGGCATCGGCTGGACGGTCAAGGAGATGGCGGACCTGCTCGGTCTGCCGGAAGAGAAGGTGGCGGAATACGAATCCGGCGAAGTCGAGATCCCTGTGGGATACATGCTGGACGTTTCCCGTCTGTGTCGCGTGGACCTGACCACGCTGATTTCCGGTCGCGAACCGCACCTGAAATCGTACTCGCTGGTGCGCAAAAACGAAGGTTTTTCTGTCGATCGTCGCAAGGATTACGACTACAAAAGCCTCGGTTACAAGTTCGCGGGCCGCGAGATGGAGCCATTTTTGATCACGGTTCCAGCCAAATCCGGTGAGGAAATGACGGAAACTTCCCACCGCGGACAGGAATTTATTTACGTACTCAAGGGCCGTTTGGAGGTCCGCATGGGTGGCGAACCCATCATTGTTGAAGAAGGCGATTCGCTCTACTTCAACTCGGAAACGCCTCACGCTCTGCGTGGTTTGGACGGCAAAGAAGTAACGTTCCTCGACGTAATTCTGTAG
- a CDS encoding protein-glutamate O-methyltransferase, which produces MKKSMSLFRAEMGDKEFARFSELIQSEFGIKMPPTKKVLLQSRFQKRLRALGMHSYKEYCDYVFSEKGREMERRHLIDVVTTNTTHFFREPKHWDIINNIVLPDLWRRGVGRGAPLKMWSAGCSSGEEPYTLAMVLSEFGAKHNGFDYTIMATDISAEILEKAKRAIYSMEKADEIPMEMKKKYVLKSKNKAKPLIKIDSVLRNKIRFQRLNFMDNFQLQDKQDIIFCRNVVIYFDRSTQVVLFNKFCNNLKPGGYLFIGHSESLSGMKLPLRQVAPTVFQRVG; this is translated from the coding sequence ATGAAGAAATCCATGAGCCTCTTCCGTGCCGAAATGGGGGACAAGGAATTCGCACGCTTTTCCGAGCTGATCCAGAGCGAATTCGGCATCAAGATGCCACCTACCAAGAAGGTGCTTCTTCAGTCACGTTTCCAGAAGCGCCTGCGCGCGCTGGGCATGCATTCCTATAAGGAATATTGCGATTACGTTTTTTCCGAAAAGGGCCGCGAGATGGAGCGGCGCCACCTCATTGACGTTGTCACCACCAACACCACGCATTTTTTCCGTGAGCCCAAGCACTGGGATATCATCAACAATATCGTGCTGCCTGACCTGTGGCGACGCGGCGTTGGCCGTGGCGCTCCCCTGAAGATGTGGAGTGCAGGCTGCTCCAGTGGCGAAGAGCCCTACACTCTCGCCATGGTCCTGTCCGAGTTCGGAGCCAAGCACAACGGCTTTGACTACACCATTATGGCCACTGATATTTCCGCTGAAATTCTTGAGAAAGCCAAGCGTGCCATCTACTCCATGGAAAAGGCCGACGAAATCCCCATGGAAATGAAGAAGAAGTATGTGCTCAAGAGCAAGAACAAGGCAAAGCCACTCATCAAGATCGATTCCGTGCTGCGCAACAAGATTCGCTTCCAGCGCCTTAATTTCATGGACAACTTTCAGTTGCAGGACAAGCAGGACATCATCTTCTGCCGCAACGTGGTCATCTATTTCGATCGCTCCACACAGGTGGTGCTGTTCAACAAGTTCTGTAACAACCTCAAGCCCGGCGGCTACCTGTTCATCGGCCACTCAGAATCCCTGTCCGGCATGAAGCTGCCACTCAGACAGGTTGCCCCCACGGTTTTCCAACGAGTGGGTTGA
- a CDS encoding AMP-binding protein produces the protein MFTKGTYEDFADFCANYKLEAPENFNFAYDVLDKMDPAKTALIHVDDEGKRREFDFKFFQEESAQLANSLMEKGVKKGDRVMLVLYRRVEYWTVMLAMHRIGAIPIPSPSLLTKKDISQRVNYANVSAIICEDTICDRVDEAKPECPGLNLLVQVDGLLKDGWLDYRELLASGDVECPRTADSPGGDDPMVIFFSSGTTGLPKMVLHNHNYPYSHYTTGAIWHDLEDGDVHLTLSDTGWGKSVWGKFYGQWMAGAVVFVWDFRGAFSAANLLQIMADNKLTTFCAPPTVYRFLVREDLSEYDLSSLRHCTTAGELLNDSVFHAWEKALNMPIYEGYGQTETTLQVATLKFMKPKPGSIGKPMPGWDIALMDEEGNEVPQGEEGEICIRIDKPVLGLFDSYMDEPEKTASVKFDGWYHTGDKAWADEDGYLWFMGRTDDLIKSSGYRIGPFEVESALVAHDAIVEAAVTGVPDDVRGQLVKATVVLAPGYEGNDELTKTLQDFVKNLTAPYKYPRIIEYVTDLPKTISGKIKRKEIREADLKKYSA, from the coding sequence ATGTTTACCAAAGGAACTTACGAAGACTTCGCGGACTTCTGCGCAAACTATAAACTCGAAGCACCCGAGAATTTCAACTTCGCCTACGATGTTCTGGACAAAATGGACCCCGCAAAGACTGCGCTGATCCATGTTGACGATGAAGGCAAACGCCGCGAATTCGACTTCAAATTCTTCCAGGAAGAGTCCGCACAGCTCGCCAATTCCCTCATGGAAAAGGGCGTAAAAAAGGGCGACCGCGTCATGCTGGTGCTCTATCGCCGCGTGGAATACTGGACCGTCATGCTCGCCATGCACCGCATCGGCGCCATCCCGATCCCGTCTCCTTCCCTGCTGACCAAGAAAGATATCTCCCAGCGCGTCAACTACGCCAACGTCTCCGCCATCATCTGCGAAGACACCATCTGCGACCGCGTGGACGAGGCCAAACCGGAATGTCCCGGCCTGAACCTGCTCGTGCAGGTAGACGGTCTGCTCAAGGACGGCTGGCTCGACTACAGGGAGCTCCTTGCCTCGGGCGACGTCGAATGTCCTCGCACTGCCGATTCTCCCGGTGGCGACGACCCCATGGTGATCTTCTTCTCCTCCGGCACCACCGGTCTGCCCAAGATGGTGCTGCACAACCACAACTACCCTTACAGTCACTACACCACCGGCGCCATCTGGCACGATCTGGAGGACGGCGACGTCCACCTGACGCTCTCCGACACCGGTTGGGGCAAGTCCGTATGGGGCAAATTCTATGGCCAGTGGATGGCTGGTGCCGTCGTCTTTGTCTGGGATTTCCGTGGTGCATTCAGTGCCGCCAATCTCCTCCAGATCATGGCCGACAACAAGCTGACCACCTTCTGTGCGCCGCCCACCGTCTACCGTTTCCTCGTGCGCGAAGACCTCTCCGAATACGATCTCTCTTCTCTGCGCCACTGCACCACTGCTGGCGAACTCCTGAACGATTCGGTCTTCCACGCCTGGGAAAAGGCTCTGAACATGCCCATCTATGAAGGATATGGTCAGACCGAAACCACCCTGCAGGTGGCCACCCTCAAGTTCATGAAGCCCAAGCCCGGTTCCATCGGCAAACCCATGCCCGGTTGGGACATCGCGCTCATGGACGAGGAAGGCAACGAAGTGCCGCAGGGTGAAGAAGGCGAAATCTGCATCCGCATCGACAAGCCCGTTCTCGGTCTGTTCGATTCCTACATGGACGAGCCGGAAAAGACTGCCTCCGTCAAATTCGACGGCTGGTATCACACCGGTGACAAAGCCTGGGCTGACGAAGACGGCTATCTCTGGTTCATGGGTCGCACCGACGATCTGATCAAGAGTTCCGGTTACCGCATCGGACCCTTTGAGGTCGAATCCGCCCTCGTGGCCCACGATGCCATTGTCGAAGCCGCTGTTACCGGCGTGCCCGACGATGTTCGCGGCCAGCTCGTCAAGGCCACCGTGGTGCTCGCACCCGGTTACGAAGGCAACGACGAGCTCACCAAAACGCTCCAGGATTTCGTCAAGAACCTGACCGCGCCGTACAAGTATCCCCGTATCATCGAGTACGTCACCGATCTGCCCAAGACCATCTCCGGCAAGATCAAGCGCAAGGAAATCCGCGAAGCCGATCTCAAGAAGTACTCCGCTTAG
- the rny gene encoding ribonuclease Y has translation MLTEIAMIGAGVGVGLGTGYLLQRYISDKQISDSQGLAERIVSEARKESEALKKEARLQAQDEIYSQKKELEREFKDRETQLKSEEKRLHSKEERLDSKREKVADKEAQIVELEKQLIKKEKQLGDIEEELEYKADEHERKLQEISGLTVEEAKESLMTEIESRTRHEAAKMIRNIEMEAKENASKKAKEVLSLALQRYAGDYAGEQTVTAVTLPSEDMKGRIIGREGRNIRALEAATGVDLIIDDTPETVVLSAFSPLKREVAKQALERLIHDGRIHPARIEEIVRKVESEMDTKLKEIGEQATFDVGVHGIHPELVNLLGRLHYRTSFSQNVLQHSMEVAFLCGVMAAELGLNEKEAKRAGLLHDLGKAVDHEIEGPHAIIGADLAKKHGESKDIIHAIAAHHEDTPPMSILANLVQAADSLSGARPGARKELLENYVKRLEELEGLATSFDGVSKAYAIQAGREIRVMVDSDKIGDENTYVLCKDIAEKIENNMTYPGQIRVTVIREKRAVGYAK, from the coding sequence ATGTTAACCGAAATCGCCATGATCGGTGCAGGCGTAGGGGTCGGGCTGGGGACCGGCTATCTACTGCAGCGATACATTTCAGATAAACAGATTTCCGACTCACAGGGGCTGGCAGAACGTATTGTTTCCGAAGCCCGCAAGGAGAGCGAAGCCCTTAAAAAGGAAGCACGCCTCCAGGCTCAGGACGAAATCTACAGTCAGAAGAAAGAGCTGGAGCGCGAGTTCAAAGACCGCGAAACCCAGCTGAAAAGTGAAGAAAAACGCCTGCATTCCAAAGAGGAACGTCTGGATTCCAAGCGCGAAAAAGTCGCTGACAAGGAAGCCCAGATCGTTGAGCTGGAAAAACAGCTCATCAAAAAGGAAAAGCAACTCGGCGACATCGAGGAAGAACTCGAATATAAAGCTGACGAGCATGAGCGCAAGCTGCAGGAAATCTCTGGGCTGACCGTCGAAGAGGCCAAAGAAAGCCTCATGACCGAGATCGAATCCCGCACCCGCCACGAAGCCGCCAAGATGATTCGCAACATCGAAATGGAGGCCAAGGAAAATGCCAGCAAAAAGGCCAAGGAAGTACTTTCTTTGGCCTTGCAGCGTTATGCGGGCGACTATGCAGGCGAGCAGACCGTCACTGCCGTGACCCTGCCCTCCGAAGATATGAAGGGCCGCATCATCGGTCGCGAGGGCCGCAACATCCGCGCCCTTGAAGCCGCCACCGGCGTCGATCTGATCATCGATGATACCCCCGAGACCGTGGTTCTGTCCGCGTTCAGCCCGCTCAAGCGCGAAGTCGCCAAGCAGGCTCTGGAACGCCTGATCCACGATGGCCGCATTCACCCGGCCCGCATCGAGGAGATCGTCCGCAAGGTCGAGTCCGAGATGGACACCAAGCTCAAGGAAATCGGCGAGCAGGCCACCTTCGACGTTGGCGTGCACGGCATCCATCCCGAGCTGGTCAATCTGCTGGGCCGCCTGCACTACCGCACCTCCTTCTCCCAGAACGTGCTGCAGCACTCCATGGAAGTAGCCTTCCTCTGTGGCGTCATGGCCGCTGAGCTCGGCCTCAACGAGAAGGAAGCCAAGCGCGCGGGCCTGCTGCACGACCTCGGCAAGGCCGTCGACCACGAGATCGAAGGCCCCCACGCCATCATCGGCGCAGACCTGGCCAAAAAGCACGGCGAATCCAAGGATATCATCCACGCCATTGCCGCGCACCACGAAGACACGCCGCCCATGTCCATCCTGGCCAATCTGGTTCAGGCTGCCGACTCCCTGTCCGGCGCACGTCCCGGTGCACGTAAAGAGCTGCTTGAGAACTACGTCAAGCGCCTTGAAGAGCTGGAAGGCCTGGCCACCAGCTTCGACGGCGTGTCCAAGGCCTACGCCATTCAGGCAGGCCGCGAAATCCGCGTCATGGTGGACTCCGACAAGATCGGAGACGAGAACACCTATGTTCTGTGTAAGGACATCGCGGAAAAGATCGAAAACAACATGACCTACCCTGGCCAGATCCGGGTCACGGTCATCCGCGAGAAGCGTGCCGTCGGGTACGCGAAATAA
- a CDS encoding AMP-binding protein, with translation MALRNKTLGQLLDETIEKYPDTEAVVYVDRDFRLTYKEFGELVDTVAKGLMALGVKKGDKVAVWANNVPYWVTLQFATAKIGAILLTVNTHYQSHELKYLLEHSETENLFIIGDYRGHDYLNTVYELIPELKVQERGQLKTNKFPKLERVFFLGHEKHRGLYSVPELQAMAAMVSDEEYQARQDSLDPHDVVNMQYTSGTTGFPKGVQLTHYNIGNNGYWIGKNQNFQPGDRLCLTVPLFHCFGCVLGVLACINHGVTMVIMEDFVPLEVMNAIDVENCTAVYGVPTMYIAMLDHPMFPRFDFSTLRTGIMAGSPCPVEVMKRVMDKMNMKEITICYGLTESSPVMSQTKIGDTIEHMTETVGTAMPEVEIKITDPETGEECPTGVQGEVCTRGYLVMKGYYNNAKATEEAIDADGWLHSGDLGVMDEDGYLTITGRLKDMIIRGGENIYPREIEEFLYTMDGVLDVQVAGVPSAKFGEQVGAFIILKEGVDLQPEDVTDYCRGQISHYKIPKYVTFLKEYPMTASGKIQKYKLRDLAAELWPDA, from the coding sequence ATGGCATTGCGTAACAAAACACTCGGCCAGTTGCTGGACGAGACTATCGAGAAGTATCCCGATACCGAGGCAGTGGTATACGTGGACCGCGACTTCCGCCTGACCTACAAGGAATTCGGCGAACTCGTGGACACCGTGGCCAAAGGCCTCATGGCATTGGGCGTAAAGAAAGGCGACAAGGTGGCCGTATGGGCCAACAACGTCCCTTACTGGGTCACGCTCCAGTTCGCCACGGCCAAAATCGGCGCCATCCTGCTCACGGTCAATACACATTACCAGTCGCATGAGCTCAAGTATCTGCTGGAACACTCGGAGACCGAGAACCTGTTCATCATCGGCGATTACCGCGGCCATGACTACCTGAACACGGTCTACGAACTGATCCCGGAACTGAAAGTTCAGGAACGCGGTCAGCTCAAGACCAACAAGTTCCCCAAGCTGGAGCGCGTCTTCTTCCTCGGCCACGAAAAGCACCGCGGCCTCTACTCCGTGCCCGAACTGCAGGCCATGGCCGCCATGGTCTCGGACGAGGAGTACCAGGCCCGTCAGGATTCCCTGGACCCGCATGACGTGGTCAACATGCAGTACACTTCAGGAACCACCGGGTTCCCCAAGGGCGTACAGCTGACCCATTACAACATCGGCAACAACGGCTACTGGATCGGCAAGAACCAGAACTTTCAGCCCGGCGATCGCCTGTGTCTGACCGTACCGCTGTTCCACTGCTTCGGCTGCGTGCTCGGCGTACTCGCCTGCATCAACCACGGCGTGACCATGGTCATCATGGAAGACTTTGTCCCGCTCGAGGTCATGAACGCCATCGACGTGGAGAACTGTACCGCCGTCTACGGCGTGCCCACCATGTACATCGCCATGCTGGACCACCCCATGTTCCCCCGCTTCGACTTCTCCACCCTGCGCACCGGCATCATGGCCGGCTCGCCCTGTCCGGTGGAAGTCATGAAGCGCGTCATGGACAAGATGAACATGAAGGAAATCACCATCTGTTACGGCCTGACCGAGTCTTCACCGGTTATGTCCCAGACCAAGATCGGTGACACCATCGAGCACATGACCGAGACCGTCGGCACCGCCATGCCCGAGGTGGAGATCAAGATCACCGACCCGGAAACGGGAGAGGAATGTCCCACCGGCGTTCAGGGTGAGGTCTGCACTCGCGGCTATCTGGTCATGAAAGGCTACTACAACAACGCCAAGGCCACCGAAGAAGCCATCGACGCAGACGGCTGGCTCCACTCCGGCGACCTCGGCGTCATGGACGAAGACGGCTATCTGACCATCACCGGCCGCCTCAAGGACATGATCATTCGCGGCGGTGAGAACATCTACCCGCGCGAGATCGAAGAGTTCCTTTACACCATGGACGGCGTCCTCGACGTGCAGGTGGCAGGCGTTCCCAGTGCAAAGTTCGGCGAGCAGGTCGGCGCATTCATCATCCTCAAGGAAGGCGTAGACCTCCAGCCGGAAGATGTCACCGACTACTGCCGCGGCCAGATCTCCCACTACAAAATCCCGAAATACGTCACGTTCCTCAAGGAATATCCCATGACCGCTTCGGGCAAAATCCAGAAATACAAGCTCCGCGACCTCGCCGCCGAACTGTGGCCTGACGCGTAG
- a CDS encoding glycosyltransferase family 2 protein, with translation MTAEFSYIKPGISSELGCLNGEELCQHYMTYMRNYVLDEDLGSAYFNRFASDTTLGKDQALTNCFLHLVRKMQQTVPFNLALRQVMNQIAPSPEGKVTASLLEKFTLRPDLDDMADTLCVQGKAEQAHDLLLNDLNKSPGNVVVASRLAAVDLEFGLDMSWLDGFTVPDVFDKDWNTWLIGQYVHNGQNDSAMELWNATDGRRHEDWESIYTYMGALCLSTGQPDTAKALFDRSLAIDPKQFHAALARQELDNPFTVRDVDLSAGRAAICLYSYNRADLLEMTLRSLCATEIGESDVLVLLNGCSDNSRDMVLKVKEVFPDVRMTLLEQPVNIGAPAARNMLVHHALNELGSEFIAFLDDDVTLPGNWLQGMLTELEDDPSVGAVGCRVLDPGGEDLQYLYRDVAIAKPGVFRLSLGAPFKARDFGLYSVRRDTDCVMGCCHVMRKECFDKVPEFDILFTPTQLDDVSFHLDLRLAGFKVRYIGQIACVHHRATGFKTTNTRSHGNAMGNDVKFYYRFADKLGTLRTWQAERNQGLLTK, from the coding sequence ATGACCGCCGAATTCAGTTACATCAAGCCTGGTATCTCCAGCGAACTCGGATGCCTGAACGGCGAGGAACTCTGCCAGCATTACATGACATACATGCGCAACTATGTTTTGGACGAGGATCTGGGTTCTGCCTACTTCAACCGTTTCGCTTCAGACACTACCTTGGGAAAGGATCAGGCTCTGACCAACTGCTTCCTTCATCTGGTGCGCAAGATGCAGCAGACGGTCCCGTTCAACCTCGCCCTGAGGCAGGTAATGAATCAGATCGCCCCCTCTCCAGAGGGGAAGGTCACCGCCTCCCTGCTGGAGAAATTCACCCTGCGTCCAGATCTCGACGACATGGCGGACACCCTGTGCGTACAGGGAAAAGCAGAGCAGGCGCACGACCTCCTGCTGAACGATCTAAACAAGAGCCCCGGCAATGTGGTGGTGGCAAGCCGACTGGCAGCCGTTGATTTGGAGTTCGGACTGGACATGAGCTGGCTGGATGGGTTCACGGTTCCCGATGTCTTTGACAAAGACTGGAACACATGGCTGATCGGGCAATACGTCCACAACGGGCAAAATGATAGCGCCATGGAATTATGGAACGCCACAGATGGTCGTCGCCATGAAGACTGGGAATCCATATACACTTATATGGGCGCACTCTGCCTTTCCACCGGCCAGCCTGATACGGCCAAGGCCCTGTTCGACCGCTCCCTCGCCATCGATCCAAAGCAATTTCATGCAGCATTGGCCAGACAGGAACTGGATAACCCGTTTACTGTTCGGGACGTCGACCTTTCCGCCGGACGGGCCGCCATCTGCCTTTACTCATACAATCGCGCCGACCTCCTTGAGATGACCCTGCGCAGCCTGTGCGCCACAGAAATCGGCGAGAGCGACGTACTGGTCCTCCTCAACGGCTGCTCCGACAACAGCCGCGACATGGTGCTCAAGGTGAAGGAAGTATTTCCCGACGTTCGAATGACTCTTCTGGAGCAGCCCGTCAACATTGGCGCCCCTGCGGCCCGCAACATGCTGGTCCACCATGCACTGAACGAACTCGGCAGCGAGTTCATCGCCTTCCTCGACGACGACGTCACCCTGCCGGGGAACTGGCTGCAAGGGATGTTGACGGAGCTGGAAGACGATCCTTCCGTGGGCGCGGTGGGGTGCCGGGTGCTCGATCCGGGCGGTGAAGACCTGCAATACCTCTACCGCGATGTGGCCATTGCAAAACCCGGCGTGTTCCGCTTGAGCCTTGGTGCCCCCTTCAAGGCCCGGGACTTCGGCCTCTACTCTGTCAGACGCGACACGGACTGCGTCATGGGCTGCTGCCATGTCATGCGCAAGGAGTGCTTTGACAAGGTTCCCGAGTTCGACATCCTCTTCACGCCCACACAGCTGGATGACGTTTCTTTCCATCTGGACCTTCGCCTTGCCGGGTTCAAAGTACGATATATTGGACAGATAGCGTGTGTTCATCATCGGGCAACCGGATTCAAAACCACGAACACGCGAAGCCACGGCAACGCCATGGGCAACGACGTCAAATTCTACTACCGGTTCGCCGACAAACTGGGAACGCTTCGCACATGGCAGGCGGAACGCAATCAGGGGCTGCTGACCAAGTAA
- the glmU gene encoding bifunctional UDP-N-acetylglucosamine diphosphorylase/glucosamine-1-phosphate N-acetyltransferase GlmU has translation MSETSVTAVVLAAGKGTRMHSAKPKVLQTILNEPMLYYVYAALEPLFSKNILTVIGHGADQVEAAFPEKAGSFVLQAEQLGTGHALQVAWDAVKKSGATHCTVINGDTPLVKTEAMERLTAVAGSNDLAFMTITPKDAGAFGRVVRDEDRRITAIVEAKDYDINKHGPVTGEVNAGIYLLKVETIEALLDELKNENASGEYYITDLVGLAVARGLKVEGVQCGDDLSLMGINSPRELVHAENALRSMIVEDLLDKGVLVHNPQTVIIGPRVTVEPGVEIFGHCEIYGKSVVKAGARMGSYNYITDSTFEAGCDIKQFCHIEGAEVGPNSWVGPYARLRPGAVLKDGARVGNFVEMKKAVLGEGSKASHLTYLGDTEVGKGANIGAGTITCNYDGKNKFKTTIGDGAFIGSNTALVAPVTVGREALVGAGSTITRDVPDEGAGIARGKQRNIERKLKK, from the coding sequence ATGTCTGAAACGTCCGTTACTGCTGTTGTTCTTGCTGCTGGCAAGGGCACTCGCATGCACTCGGCAAAACCGAAGGTGCTGCAAACGATCCTGAACGAACCCATGCTGTACTACGTGTATGCAGCACTGGAGCCGCTGTTCAGCAAAAATATCCTGACTGTGATTGGCCACGGCGCTGATCAGGTGGAAGCGGCGTTCCCGGAAAAGGCTGGCAGCTTCGTGCTGCAGGCCGAACAACTGGGAACCGGGCACGCCCTGCAGGTTGCTTGGGACGCTGTGAAAAAAAGTGGCGCCACGCATTGCACGGTGATCAATGGCGACACCCCGCTGGTGAAGACCGAGGCCATGGAACGGCTGACCGCTGTTGCCGGGAGCAACGACCTGGCATTCATGACCATCACCCCCAAGGATGCGGGCGCATTCGGCCGCGTGGTGCGTGATGAAGATCGCCGTATCACGGCCATCGTGGAAGCCAAGGATTACGATATCAACAAGCACGGCCCTGTCACTGGTGAAGTGAACGCCGGGATCTACCTGCTCAAGGTGGAGACCATTGAGGCCCTGCTCGACGAACTCAAGAATGAAAATGCCAGCGGTGAATACTACATCACCGATCTGGTGGGCCTTGCTGTAGCTCGCGGCCTGAAGGTCGAAGGCGTACAGTGCGGTGATGATCTGAGCCTCATGGGCATCAATAGCCCGCGTGAACTGGTACATGCCGAGAACGCCCTGCGCAGCATGATCGTGGAAGATCTGCTGGACAAGGGCGTGCTGGTCCACAATCCGCAGACTGTCATCATCGGCCCTCGCGTCACGGTAGAGCCGGGCGTGGAGATTTTCGGCCACTGCGAGATCTACGGCAAATCCGTAGTCAAAGCTGGCGCACGCATGGGTTCTTATAATTATATCACCGACTCCACCTTTGAGGCTGGCTGCGATATCAAGCAGTTCTGCCACATCGAAGGAGCCGAGGTCGGCCCGAATTCGTGGGTTGGTCCGTATGCCCGTTTGCGTCCGGGTGCGGTGCTCAAAGACGGCGCACGAGTCGGCAACTTTGTCGAGATGAAAAAGGCCGTGCTGGGCGAGGGCTCCAAGGCGAGCCATCTGACCTATCTGGGCGACACCGAGGTGGGTAAGGGAGCCAACATTGGCGCCGGAACAATCACCTGTAATTATGACGGCAAAAACAAATTCAAAACCACCATTGGCGACGGGGCTTTCATCGGCTCCAACACCGCCCTTGTGGCCCCAGTGACCGTTGGCCGCGAAGCATTGGTGGGCGCGGGTTCCACCATTACCCGCGATGTGCCGGACGAAGGCGCCGGCATCGCGCGCGGCAAGCAGCGAAACATCGAGCGCAAGCTTAAAAAATGA
- a CDS encoding cell division protein ZapA: MPRYTLNLFGLDISFKTDAENDRINAAQEYLEQKYKELTAGAGDLSKEKALTFLLLSLADDYLVSTTRLVQLEEKIGEILDKTESIQADDRKD, encoded by the coding sequence ATGCCACGCTACACGTTGAACCTGTTTGGTCTTGATATTTCCTTCAAGACGGATGCGGAAAACGACCGTATCAATGCTGCACAGGAATATCTTGAACAAAAGTACAAGGAGCTGACCGCCGGGGCCGGTGATCTGAGCAAGGAAAAGGCGCTAACTTTTCTGCTTCTCAGCCTCGCCGACGATTATTTGGTCAGCACTACAAGACTTGTGCAGCTGGAAGAGAAGATCGGAGAGATTTTGGACAAGACCGAATCAATCCAGGCCGATGATAGGAAGGATTGA